In Amphiprion ocellaris isolate individual 3 ecotype Okinawa chromosome 5, ASM2253959v1, whole genome shotgun sequence, the genomic stretch GGAGCTGTTCTCCTCACAGAGACCCAACTTATTGAGTTTGTGAGAACTCAGCTGTTGCCGCgatacagaaagaaacagatttaAATTAAGCAGAACATTTTCGCACCTGAGTGGAAGGAAAGATCTGTTTCATTACAAACAGTGAAGCCACTGTTTGACAGTTACTGGTTATGTGAAAGCAGGGGAAAAACGTATTTTGAATAGACCTCACATGtgttatgagtgtgtgtgtctgtgtgattttttttttactgtaacatTCCTGTGTTGTACGTACAATAATGAAGAAATGTCATGACTGTTTCAGGATTTAATTGTGGATGAAAAAGatgaatgtatttttaagaGGACTGTTAAATTTGTtactggcctttttttttttacataaataaaaaaggcAACTTAATTCCTATTCACGGTGTTAGAGTTAATTAAgtgcaaaagaaagaaatagtGGAATGtatgatttttacttttttgcaaGATTCAAGCTGTTACTTGAGCTGTTTTTAGGGAGTGCATTGCTGTGAAGTGTGATTCTACAGTTGTAGTTAATCATCCATTGGTGCAGTGCAggatatacactatattgccaaacgTATTCGCTCagccatccaaataatcagaatcaggtgttccatcacttccatggccacaggtgtataaaatcaagcacctaggcatgcagactgcttttacaaacatttgtgaaagaatgggtcgctctcaagagctcagtgaattccagcgtggaactgtgataggatgccacctgtgcaacaaatccagtcgtgacatttcctctctcctaaatattccacagtcaactgtcagctgtattataagaaagtggaagtgtgtgggaacgacagcaactcagccaccaagtggtaggtcacgtaaactgatggagacAACAAACGACACAAACTAAAATACAGTGAGACGAGTGTAAATCAGGACCACTTGCTTGGGCCTTGCCTTTGTTTATGAGGACCAGCTTGAGTTTGTATTGTAAGAAATACTGATTTCATAGTGCACAGGCTGGCACCAGAGAtatggctttattttttttagttttgagttgtgattttatttattattttttgattgtcAGTGATTATGTTGCTGGGAAACGCTATGTAGTTATTTGTTGATCTGTCCTCTCTACTAACTACCACTGAATTTAGGGTCCCTAAGGACTGAATAATGCTGTAATTATAGAAAATGAGCAGGAAGGGGAGGGAGTGGCATTCTTTTACAGCAGTGCAATGCTTGTTTATCCTCCTCTGAGTTTCTTTTTAACATATATTTGCACGAATCATGAATGATATAGACTTTGCCAGCTTGGTGGAATATCTCAAGACAGACAAGTACTTATCTTTTGAGTCATTACTTCTGAACTTTGAGTCCAATTTGCTTGGCTTGCTTGTTGCCATTGGTGTTAGAAAGTGGTTGTTTCACTGCAGTAGTGACGAGGGGAACTACCCAAACAGATATTCATGTTCTTCTTGGATCTCTAGGATTTATATGATGAAATGTAATGCCAGAAGTTGCAGCAGTGATCTCATCATTTTCTACTGTAAGCAGAGAAGAGCAGACCATGAGAAAACccagaggcagagagacagaaaagaggaggagtAAGCTCTCTCATTACGTCATTTATTAGTGCTAAGAGCAGATTTATGGTCCACCGGAGAACCACTGCTAGGTTGTGTatatatgtgagtgtgtgttgggcTGGACCTGCAGGAAAACGAGAGAGACAGCTGACAGAAAGAGGAGAATTTCTTATCTTCAGCGACTTGACCATCATGTCTCAAGTAAGACTCCTCAGTtttcaaaacaagacataatgtTTGACACTGTTGAAAGGAATTGTGGAATGAATCTCttgaattttcttcttttactgtcCTTCAGCCCGCTCAGGAAGACGAACAGATACAGCGTCCTGAAGTGAGAGAAGAAGACGTGACTGAAGCAAGGAACAGACTGGGTTTTAGTGGGCCTGCGAAGAGCAAGACATTTGAAGTCATGGAGGAGTGCGGTGaggacacataaacacacatagaaAGTGATTTGACACTGGATGATAGTGAAAGGAAACAGTCCTTTAGTTTCTGTATCTGGTTAAGCTGAGATCACATCATGGCTGGAGTTTGTGTGAGGGGCGTTTCCCATGATGCTCAAGTTTCCACTCCATATACAGAGAGGGAAGAAGGCTTGTAATGATGGGAGATTCCAGTCAAACAGAActgtctctcttcctctctttggCCCAGTGGGAGGAAGTTTGTGTACTTATAAAGTGAACATGAACAGTCTTATGTAACCCTTCTTACTGCTCCACTCAGTGAAATATCCTGATTGTcgattcttttttcttcttcacagagAAAGCGGGCAAAGCTGCTCCCTCGGTGTTCAGCAGAGCTAGGTCAGGAGCAGAGACTGTTCTCAACACAAGATCAACTCCCAAGTAAGAAGGAAACGTCCTGACCATGACTGGAGGGCACCTGGTCCATGTTAAGGGCTTTAGATCAGTTGTTTTCCTGCTGTACTTCAGGCAATGGAAATCctatttttatgctttattgTATTGCGCATATTTTGCTCCAGTCTTTATACTGTGTGCTCATAtgtcactgcaatatgaaaatcctgcacctctatgtaaacagcacaaccatggctagaactCAATAGTGTCTTTAGGGCAGTATGGTCAAATTAGAAAtacataaatcattaaaaaagaaatctgacaGTTCAATTTATAGTTAAGGTATGTTTTTTCTGTATAATAGACTGCTAAGTAACATGCTTAAACATCTAAGTAATAATTGATTAGTTtcaaattgatatttttgttaatttgttatTAAAGGGTTACACCAGCATCAGCTGAGTTTTAGAGGATATATTCAAAGCAAAATGCACAGCTGCAACTAATCCTGATGAACATACAAAAAAGAGCTTTACACAACTCACTGTTGTGCCTAGAATATGTCTAAGTTGAAAACTACacaatgttaaataaaaagtcTGTGGGAAAAATGCCATTTCTGCCATCCATTCTTTTTTCTCACAGTAAGAACTGTCCATAATGCAATACGTggcattaaaaatgtgacacaccAATTCAAACAATATTACACAAAGCTGGGGCAAttcgtgtttttctttttattcaaaaattattttcagcAATAAACAGAGtgaataaaacttcaaatttaTTAGAACACAGCTACTACAGTAACAAGGCAGACAAAGGGACATTAGACTGAACCATGGTAGAGAGCAGAGAtggaaaaatgagaagaaacaaAGATGGAGGAATAAACATCGGCCCTGTGAGCTGCTAGAAAAAAGGTGGAAAACGGTTTTATTTCATAAACTTGTGATGCTGATCTTGGAGGATTTTAGCTGAGGACTTGGCGTCGTAGAACAGCTCGTTGATCTCCTCTACCTGCTCTCTCTCCACCGTCTCTTTTCCCTGAACTCGGCCCAGCAGGCTGGCAGGTGTCAGCAGCTGTACGGCATACCTGAGAGGAAACAGGAAAGATTAGCCACATGCAGTTATACAACAGTTTATGAGAGAGAGGTAAATGAGGAGTTGcagctgaagtgtttttctATGTAAAGTATTACACATTGCAACATCAATATTGCTCTGGCATTAGGAAAATTCTGGGTTCTGTTGATCccttaaaatgccattttatcttttataaaTATTGTGGTGCATATGAGGCTTATTAATTGTTCTTAAgctaaagaaacacattttattatatttaataatcCACATGTacagtttttaatttatattttaatgagcAAAACTCACTTCTTAACATTAGCAGTGCAAGCAACTGAATTCTAAGGTCGCTGTTTTTCACTACTCTAAAAGGCATCTGTCTTTTTCTTGATAATTGTTGCTCCATGTCTGTCTCCATGACCACTGTGGACACTCATGAGCTGCTCTACTCTACTGATCAACACTCTGAATGTATGTGTGTACCTGAGGGTGGTCTTGGTGCCAATCTCTGCCAGGTGTGTGAGAGCCTCCTCGCTGATGCTGATGCCCTCAGTCTGAGCTCGGATCTTGATGATCTACAAACCGCAGCCTTGTTAGTGACAGATGCACGGACGAGATGGTCCTACATCCTACAGGAATTCTGTTATTTTGGTAGCGTGGCTCACCTGCTTCAACTCCTGCGGCGTGTACAACATGGTGCGAATTATCATGACTCTGTCCAACAAGTCCAGAGGAATCCCGTGTGGAGAGCTGATGTCTTCTGTCCCCCTGGTAGACCACAATGAacttttaaaactacaaatctCAGCAAGAAAACTACTGTTTTATTTACCTTTGAAGACTGTGTTTCTCCacataaaatgctttttacttCTCTCACCTAATCAAGCAGTTTCCTCTGTTAGAAGCGAACACAACGATGGGGGCGATGGTGCTCTCCAGCGCTCGGTGGAGGTACGTGAAGCATTCGATGTCCAGCATGTGCACCTCGTCCACAAACAGCACGCCAGGTACGAGCTCAGCTACACCTTGGTCTATGTAGCGGTTTACCACCTTGTTGATCTCAGCACGCAGCTTATCTGGAGCGAGAAAACGACCGTCAGTCACCAACACGAGTCAGTGTGTGACGGCAGATTGTGATGTTTGCATTGAGGCAGTTGTGAGGTTCTTTGTACctgtgatttctgtttttttgggcTTCATCAGCTGTCCCATCATGGAGAGAATGTCCTGGCCTCCCTGAGATGAAATGAGAGATTATTAAAGAGTGGAAATATATATTGTAAGTGAACAGATGCATCTGCACTGCAGTTATGTACCTGCGGTCGGGCGTTTGCAACATCCAGGTCGTGCAGTGTAACATCTTGgactatttctttctttttgtggaCATCACCTTTGGGCAGTGGAACAtactcctctgcctccaggTCAAACTCTGTCGCAAAGGTGTCACAACGACCTTGTCTCTGCAAAGATACAGTAATATATGACAAATaccctgatttaaaaaaatcaacaacccGCGTTTAACAACAATGAATGTCTCACATTGCTCTGGTCAACAGTGAAACAGAAGACAGCACAGGGAGGAGGGCGAGCAGGTGTATGACTGAACCCGGTGCCAGCTCATCGCAGGGAGGAGGGCATGTGGCCGAGGGATGAAAGAGTTTGAGAAGGCAAGTCATGAGATTGCTGTCAACAGTAACAAATGTGTCACCCAGCCCTCCTCCTTTGCCCTCTGACTAGTGCCGGCCCGTGCCCCCGGCCCACCTGCACCGATTAAAGGAGCCGTCATCGCAGCCTGTCAACACAGGCCACAAGCCCCGCTGGTGGAAAAGAGGCATTGTGGGAGATGGGGAGATAGAGGCAGCATGAAGAGCTGCAGGAATGAGAGAGGCTCATTCCTGAGTACAGCAGAAATGCAGCAGAGCTTTCATGCAGGGCTGAGAGAGATGAAAGCACTCCGAGGCAAGAACACTCAACTTTGGCCTCAGCAAGAATTTCTTGGTTATAGCATTTATATTTAATCGTTTTATTCGTGAATTTAAACACCATCCTGTTAATTAAGCCTCTAAACCCCCAGCGGTGTCTGGGTGCTTTTACTCCCCTCACATTTTTGCTTACTGTGGACTAATTTcatactgcaatataaagttctgcacctctgtggaaacagcacaaccatggccaGAAATACGGGGAACTTAAACATGACTTTAGTTCAGTTATAgagccataaatcataaaaatacagaaaactttattttcttgattttttttttatattgaaaaaaatggaatcaacatgtacatgaTTTTTCTAAGTGCACCCAAGTGTTAGCAGGGTTTTATGTTTTCTGGCTCTAGTAAATGGTTGAATTTTGGGTTTGAGGGTTTAGATGGTTGAAGTCTAGCATGGAAACTTTTTTCTCTTCAGGATTCCACCAAGTACAATTTGCAACAACCGTAACACATGAAAGTAGCACGGTTTACCTTGACAGCGCCACTGTTGGCTTCAATGTAAATGACATCTCCCACTTCCACACGTTCTTTCTGAAGACTCTCATAAATACTGGGATCCAGCTGAGGAAACACAACAGTGTTAAAATCTGAGCATTAGTGTTCCCAGGAAGCATAACTCTAACATCTAAAACCGTCAGCGTTAAGTGGtcagtgacattttaaaatgcataacaaatatatataaacagaaATCAAATACTGCACACTCATGATATTGGATGTACAGACCAAACAAGTGGCAGAAAAATTCAGGCAGATGTAATCAAAATAGTTTGCCAGGATATAACTTTTTAGGTGCAAGTTTTACCGAAGAAAGTGATTATATTTTAAACAGGGCTTGGAGATGCTGACAAAGAAATTATGACACAAACTGCATTTGAGAGACACGCTTTAGGAAATACTTTAACCAGTGCAAAgtctaaaaatgtattattcattAATCAACATGTTTTCCTTTCTTATAACAATTACCACACTTTTGCTACATACAAAGTAGCTCAAGCTTCTCTAAAATCAGGAACAGGGGAATGACGACTAAAAGAGGATAGAAGCAAAAATTATAGCTCCAGATCTGACCTTGAGCTGCTTTGTGCCTTTTCCTGTCTTCAGACCGATGATGACGTGGCTAATGGTTTTTCCGTAGCCACCCATGGGATTCTCAGTCTCACAGGGGGTCAGCTCTGTCACCTCTCCTTCATACACCTCCTTTGTTTCTTTGATGCGCAGACCTGAATGTGGGCGGCATTACagttagacacacacacagagtacagaGTGAGAACTCAATCGGGCCTTTATATTCCCGTATCAGCTAAGACGCCACATCCTTCAGACTACTGAACGCCGTATTTTATTACGGGAAAGAACGTGTGCGTGCCCATGAAATGCCTGGGCATCATTCAGTGTAACATGATCACACTCTTGTTACTCTTTCAGGGAGCCCGTGGCCTCAAGTATGGGCAGCACACAGGTGCCTGATCCTCAGTGCTGAGGGTCAGAGAGTAATGCTTGAGGCGGGGACAGTCTGTCACAATGCTGTTATTGACAAAGTGATGACAAGCGTCGGATGAAACCCACTCCCCCTGCAGATCCTGTTCTAGGGGTGGAGCGAACGTGCTGACGACCACCTCTCCCTCCACCTAAGCTCCATTTCCTCCTCGCTCGACAGGTACCATCAGCGGTAAGAAAAAACCCCTTTCCCCTTGCCATCCTTTCTTCCTTCTAACTACCCTCTCACCATCCTCATAAATCCCCTTTCAAATGTTGCCTTTCAGCTCATGACAACTGCGTGTGCAGGACAACTTGCTATTCCCAACCAAGGGCTCTTTACTCAATAACTACTGAAAATATAATGTccttttacagcaaaaaatgcaacaagtacaaagaacagaaaaaaatggataaagtTTATTTCTTTCAGAACCTTCAACTGATCCACCAATCATATCTTCGAATTTAGCCCTAGCAGGATCTAATTTTGCTGACAGATTTGATTTTAAGTATGGTGCCAATACAATACAAAAGGAGtgaatgaaatatatttttgttgttcagaAAAAGCGTTTCAGATGTTATAAGTTTGTGGCACCATTGATTAGTAAATAAAATGGCtcgatagagagatagatagatagatagatagatagatagatagatagatagatagatagatagatagatagatagatagatagaccttTCAGTCTTGTGCTACTTTGGCTGTAAAACAACTGGCAGCTTTAAGAAATTGTAGCCATGTTGAGTGAattctttatttacttattttcatTACTATAAACTAAATGTACAACCGGTCAAAACCTTCCAAAGAACAACAACCTCAGTCTCAGTGAATTGTTGGGGACTTAGAATGAAAATCTGAGTTGGTATTAACCATTTGTGTTACACTCACCAATGGCCCTCCTGAAATTTTCCATcaatacttctgtttttttgatCTCAGATGAATAGACTTCACTGCCAACCATGGGGCAGAAAGGCACCTTGTTTCCCAACTCCTGTGCTACAGCCAAGGCGAGGGCAGTCTGCAGGTAGGGAAGTAGCAATGAGAGGCAAGAGTGACAATCTGCTGCAATAACAAAACTATAAGAAGGTTTGCTGGTGAAAAAATGCTGCACACTTACCTTTCCTGTTCCGGGTGGCCCTGCCAGTAAAACTGCCCTTCCAGCCATTTTTTTTGAACGGATCAACTCCACAATGATGCCACAAGcctggagagaaagaaaaatatccTGGTATACAGTTCATAGCATTCAATGGTAAAACTCCAGCAAGACTTAAATGCAGTGGTAGTTCTGAAAGTTGTAACCCAGGAGGGAGTTATTGATATAgctaaaagttgcaaaaatacCCCGGCATACTGTCCTACCTGCACAATTACAGGTATTAACATCATTTTTATGGTACACCTTTATCAGACCAGTGCTTTCATTCACACAAACAGATGCCGTTTTCCCTTTGTGCAGGAGTCTTTCTAAAATTTGGGATACACTTGTCCTTCTTCTACGCACATGTCCCATAAGACAGGTGTGCATGGAGATCCTCTGTCATATTTAACATATCTCCTCAATATTTGGGACTGCTGTAAAGCACAGATATGCTGCGGCTGGAGTCCCACTGCTTCTACAAACGTAGATTTCTTtgagataagatagtcctttattactccccatgtcaggggaaattttccatgttacagcagcaatatacagtaaaggcagcaatatacagtaaagatattaattaaaataacaataatatatacaatatatacaagaatgacggatgagaaatgaataaatagagtATTACTAACTAGAAATAGTAAATGAATAGTGTTACATTTAACGCCTTCCTGTTCAACAGTTGAGAACAACGGGtaaaaatgtagacatcagaCCTTCGATAGTGCAGATTAAGTGTaataacatgaataaatgtgatcTCCATACAGTGTTAAACTTTCTACTCAGCTAACATCTGACGTGAGAGTGAAACAGCGACACCTCAGCGCTAACCGGATTAGCTTATGGTGCACTATATCACATGTAATACATCGGATCATCTTTGTCTAAAAACATCCACACCTCCGGAAATCACTCCcccaaaaaatacaacaacaatgTAGTTGCAGTGAAACATGAAAATCACCTCTCTTGCAGCCTCCTGTCCGACCAGTCCACATGCTGTCTGTTTAGCATTCCCGGCCTCGTCTAGCCCGAGTCCTTTGACGTGACTATGAGAAGCGATCCGCTGGGTTTTTGTGGTGCTTTTTACCTCCTCGATTTTCATAGTTGTGTTATTTAGgcaaaaatataatgaaaagaCTGCGAGACGCGCTGAAGACGGATAATATGTCTCCTGTGCCTCTTATCTTTCCTTACCGCCGCAATCGGCGCCGAAACTCAAAACACAGGGAAATTGGTTTCCATGTGGGTAACTAGGGAAAATGAGCGGAAGTGATACCCTGAAGCACCGCCTATTTGAACTGTTCTGGAAAACTATTGGACCATGTCAAATCATATGACGCATCCATTGTCTTATGATCATGTCAATCATTTTACTATAGCACTAGCCCCACCTTTCAGAGGTTTCATTTCCGGTTGTGTTCCATTTCTTTTGTCGTAGTAGAAACTGCTAGAAACTTGTGAATGTgtgaataaaaatatcaaatagaCGTAAGACTGACATATTGGAGGGGTTTCCATAGATATTTTGcaagtaaactgaaattaaaGCGCCCTTTAGAAGATCAGTTTCCTGCTGTTTTACATATGGTAGCTACTAAAAAAACGTTCCGCTTTACCATGTTCTGAGGAAGGAGTGCGCTGACAGTAGGGAAGACGCTTCTCTCAACGGTTTACACTAGAAGTAAAGTCCTGTTTACAGCTAACAatactggaaaacacaaaatagtaatttttttgttgcatggGGTGTATTCGGTTTTGACTAACGGACTGACAACAAGTGGAAAGTTTGTGGAAAGCAAAAAACTCTGCCTAATGTTTCCGTTGGAGCTGAGTACAAGGTCCAGCTCAGAGTGAAGAAGAAACCACACTTCAGTAAACATTTCATCAGTTAGTTGACAGAATGTCGGAGTCTGCTGACAGCCGCACTAAAACGTTAAATTTCAACATCGGGGTGCTCGGACATGTCGACAGCGGGAAGACGTCGCTCGCCAGGGCGCTGAGCAGCACCGCGTCCACGGCTGCCTTCGACAAGAACCCACAGTCCCGGGAGAGAGGCATCACGCTGGACCTCGGCTTCTCCTCCTTCACGGTGGATCTTCCGGATCACCTGCGGGACAGCGGAGGGCAGCAACCGTATGACAGCCTTCAGTTCACCCTGGTGGATTGTCCGGGCCACGCTTCTCTGATTCGGACTATCATTGGAGGTGAGCTCTGATGTTGAGAAAGTGGTATTAAGAGTCTTATTAGGACACCTCTGTTTATATTCTCCTTCATCCAGGTAATGGAAATCCCAAGAGTAGCAACTGTACTTCTCATTTTGGTTCTTGAAAACGTTTCACCtgtcatccaagaggcttcatTTAGTTTTAACCGACTGATGTAGAGTCCTAGATATATATTGTAATCCAAAAACCCATGACTAATTTCTCAGTAGCTACCAAAGACTGACATGACTGGAGGTGTGAATGGCAAAGAGATCtggaaaaagcagcacatcAAACAGAACAAGAAAGGAACAGACGGAACAATATGTTACATTATGTAGCTGATGTGTCtaagaaacaaaattttttgcCAGTCACAATAAAAAACGATCCCTCCAaagataaaacaatcaaaagtaAGATTAGTAACATTGTAACTGCAGTCCAATTCAATGAGGAGTGCACAGACCTATATATAAGGGAGACTAAACAACCACTCCACAAATGTATGGCTCAACACAGGACAGTCAGCTCCTCAAGGCAAGGctcagcagtccacctgcaTCTAAAAGATAAGGGACACTCCTTTGAGGACAGCAGTGTTCACATCCTGGACACAGAAGACAGATGGTTTCAGAGAGGAGTGAAGGAGTCCATCTGTGTAAAATTATGGTAAACTGGACCAGCCGTCTCTAAACCGAGGGTTAGACCAATTATCAATGTCCCTTCACAGAAAGTCTCATCACCATTAACCTCGAGTCATCATATGAGGATTTAGTCATTACTGCACCGTTAGACATGGCTGTCTGAATGATGATGTACAGTGCCCTTTTAACGTCATATGTAGTGCTGTGTGTTCTTTCCAGATAGTTGAGTCTTTGTTTTATCAGTCCACAGaacattttgccattttgccgCTGTGGAGTGTCAATGTGATCTTTTGCAAAATCTGGGCATGTAACAGTGTTCTTTTTAGTAAGCAGTGGCTTCCTTCGTGGTGTCCCGTCATAGACGTCCCTGCTTGTTGAATGTTTTACATATCGTAGACTCATGAACACAGATGTTAGCTAGTTCCAATGACGCCTTCAAATCGTTGGCTGTCACTCGGGGTTGTTTCTTTACCTGATTGATGAGTCTTCCTTGTGCTCTTGGAGTCATTTTGACTGGGCGCCCACATTTTGGTTGCCTCCACGTAGACTGGTGAATTTCTAAAGTCTTTGAAATCACTTTGTAGCCTTTTCCAGCTTTATGTACATTGACAATTCTTGATCGTAGGTCATCTGAAAGCTCTTTTTGGCGTAGCATGGCTCAGATAACTGTACTTTTCTTGCGCGGAgcaaacttaaaaagtttgagTGTTTTTACCCATCAAAGTAGCTCTAGTCCACACCTCCTAACTCAGCTTTTTTGAGGCCATTAACTCAAGGGTTCACATAAATTTTCCACTAGCACTATGGTTGTTCTCAATAAAGATATGAAAGATCAGATTTTTTGGGGATTATAATTTTAGGCACATTATATTTGTCAATATTCTTGACTTAGATGAATATCGGATCACATTTTATGACAAATTACTGCAGAAAACCATGGAATTCCAAAAGGTTCACCTACTTTTTCTTGTTGCTGTAGATCTAGGACTCTGCATCAACTGGTGAAACCTCTTGGATAAGaaatgaaatgtcttcaagaaccaaaatgtccagttgcttttttttgaaGCTCTGAGGACTTTTGGACACATTGAGCACATTACTATGAATGTGGATACCGATGACAATATTAAGCcaatattaacaatataatacCTTTGCCACAACTATTACTTCACAACATGTACTGTTTACTCAGTTGGATTTACTGTTAAGCGTATTGTATCCTTGTTTAGAAAAGTGCAGTGTAAACAGAGTTATTATAAAACTATTATATCTCCACAATTAAACTAAGTTGAAACTTATTTTCACACACCATCTCACCTTTGTAAAGACTCTACTGCTCAA encodes the following:
- the ruvbl1 gene encoding ruvB-like 1; this translates as MKIEEVKSTTKTQRIASHSHVKGLGLDEAGNAKQTACGLVGQEAAREACGIIVELIRSKKMAGRAVLLAGPPGTGKTALALAVAQELGNKVPFCPMVGSEVYSSEIKKTEVLMENFRRAIGLRIKETKEVYEGEVTELTPCETENPMGGYGKTISHVIIGLKTGKGTKQLKLDPSIYESLQKERVEVGDVIYIEANSGAVKRQGRCDTFATEFDLEAEEYVPLPKGDVHKKKEIVQDVTLHDLDVANARPQGGQDILSMMGQLMKPKKTEITDKLRAEINKVVNRYIDQGVAELVPGVLFVDEVHMLDIECFTYLHRALESTIAPIVVFASNRGNCLIRGTEDISSPHGIPLDLLDRVMIIRTMLYTPQELKQIIKIRAQTEGISISEEALTHLAEIGTKTTLRYAVQLLTPASLLGRVQGKETVEREQVEEINELFYDAKSSAKILQDQHHKFMK
- the mustn1a gene encoding musculoskeletal embryonic nuclear protein 1a → MVHRRTTARLCIYVSVCWAGPAGKRERQLTERGEFLIFSDLTIMSQPAQEDEQIQRPEVREEDVTEARNRLGFSGPAKSKTFEVMEECEKAGKAAPSVFSRARSGAETVLNTRSTPK